The segment CCCATCAAAGTAAAAATATAGAATTAGTGTTTTCTTATTAATTGTCATTGCGAGGAACGAAGCAATCTCTTATTAAAATTAAGATTGTCACAGAAAATGAAAAAACTTTCTTTGCAATGAGAGACAAAAAAAAGATTGCAACGTAAAGCCCGACCTTTTTAGGGAACGCCCAAATAAACAATTACATCGTTAAACGATTAAACAATTAAACGTTTAAAAAGAATGAGTGAAGAAATAAACGAAAACGAACACGAAGAAGAATTAACCAATCAGAATGAGGAGTTAGATTCGCCACAAGAAGAAACCATTACCAAAATTACAGGAATGTATAAGGAATGGTTTTTAGATTATGCTTCGTATGTGATTTTAGAAAGAGCAGTGCCATCTTTAGAAGATGGATTAAAACCAGTGCAGCGTAGAATTATGCATTCTATGAAAGATTTAGACGATGGACGTTACAATAAAGTAGCAAATATTGTTGGTCATACAATGCAATACCATCCTCATGGAGATGCTTCTATTGCAGATGCAATGGTGCAAATTGGTCAGAAAGAATTACTGATTGATATGCAAGGAAACTGGGGGAATATCCTAACAGGAGATCGTGCAGCAGCTTCTAGATATATTGAGGCTCGTTTATCTAAGTTTGCTCTTGATGTTGTTTTTAATCCAAAAACAACCGATTGGAAAATGTCTTACGATGGTAGAAGAAAAGAACCAATTGATTTACCCGTAAAATTCCCATTGTTATTAGCACAAGGAGCAGAAGGAATTGCAGTTGGTTTATCAACAAAAATATTACCACATAATTTTATTGAACTTATAGATGCTTCTATCAAATATTTAAAAGGAAGAAGTTTTAAAATTATTCCAGATTTTTTAACTGGCGGAATTGCAGATTTTACTAATTATAATGATGGAATACGTGGAGGAAAAGTTAGAGTTAGAGCAAAAATTGCGCAACTTGATAAAAAAACATTAGTTATTAATGAAATTCCTTTTGGTACAACAACAACTACACTGATTGATAGTATTATAAAAGCCAATGAAAAAGGGAAAATCAAGATTAAAAAGATTGAAGATAATACAGCTGCAGAAGTAGAGATTTTAGTGCATTTACCACCCAATGTTTCTCCAGATAAAACCATTGATGCTTTGTATGCCTTTACAAGCTGTGAAAATTCAATTTCACCTTTAGCGTGTACTATTGAAAATAACAAACCTGTTTTTGTAGGAGTTTCAGAAATGTTAAAACATTCTACAGATCTAACGGTAGATTTGTTGAAGAAGGAATTAGAAATTCAGTTAAATGAATTAGAGGAACAATGGCATTTTTCATCTTTAGAAAGAATTTTTATAGAAAATAGAATCTATCGAGATATTGAAGAAGAAGAAACTTGGGAAGGCGTTATTAAAGCTATAGATAAAGGTTTAAAGCCTTATATTAAACATTTAAAACGTGCAATTACTGAAGAAGATATTGTTCGTTTGACCGAAATTAGAATCAAGAAAATTTCAAAATTTGATATTGATAAAGCAAAACAATTCATAGAAGGCTTAGAAGATAAAATTGCGGTTGTAAAAGATCATTTAAACAACCTTATTGAGTTTGCAATCAATTACTTCAAAAATTTAAAAGATAAATACGGAAAAGGGAAAGAGCGTAAAACTGAAATCAGAATTTTTGATGATATCGTTGCATCTAAAGTAGCAATGAATAACGCAAAACTATAT is part of the Polaribacter sp. SA4-10 genome and harbors:
- a CDS encoding DNA gyrase/topoisomerase IV subunit A: MSEEINENEHEEELTNQNEELDSPQEETITKITGMYKEWFLDYASYVILERAVPSLEDGLKPVQRRIMHSMKDLDDGRYNKVANIVGHTMQYHPHGDASIADAMVQIGQKELLIDMQGNWGNILTGDRAAASRYIEARLSKFALDVVFNPKTTDWKMSYDGRRKEPIDLPVKFPLLLAQGAEGIAVGLSTKILPHNFIELIDASIKYLKGRSFKIIPDFLTGGIADFTNYNDGIRGGKVRVRAKIAQLDKKTLVINEIPFGTTTTTLIDSIIKANEKGKIKIKKIEDNTAAEVEILVHLPPNVSPDKTIDALYAFTSCENSISPLACTIENNKPVFVGVSEMLKHSTDLTVDLLKKELEIQLNELEEQWHFSSLERIFIENRIYRDIEEEETWEGVIKAIDKGLKPYIKHLKRAITEEDIVRLTEIRIKKISKFDIDKAKQFIEGLEDKIAVVKDHLNNLIEFAINYFKNLKDKYGKGKERKTEIRIFDDIVASKVAMNNAKLYVNREEGFIGTSLKRDEFVTECSDIDDIIIFRRDGIMTVTKIDSKTFVGKDIIHVAVFKKKDKRTVYNFMYKDGAKGASYMKRFNVTSVTRDKEYDLTNGSKGSKVLYFTANPNGEAEVVTINLRAAGSVKKLKWDIDFADLALKGRAVRGNIITKYTIKSVDFKSEGVSTLKPRKIWFDDAVQRLNVDGRGELLGEFKAEDKLLIITQSGKVKAVKPNLAMHFEDDMIVLEKWKPNKPISAIYFDGEKERYYVKRFLIEHPEKEEVIISEHPKSQLEIVATDYRPVAEIFYSKRSLENEEVNFEEFISIKGIKAQGNQLTTEKIKQVNLLESLPFEEPEEPTFEEIEVIDEEIIEDKLPIGTPEVAIVKPVDEEFSADDKAKIALQKAIAKKKAEEKKRDDENQTQLF